One stretch of Caldinitratiruptor microaerophilus DNA includes these proteins:
- the yyaC gene encoding spore protease YyaC yields the protein MARVERRPDGGPGEVRVHVDDPKAAATIATALRHYGPEAVHGADALLLLCIGTDRSIGDALGPLVGTFLEESGPHPFRVLGTLDRPVHAGNLAETVSEIGRTYRRPAVVAVDACLGRAESVGHITVAPGPLRPGAGVNKELPGVGDVHITGIVNVGGFMEYFVLQNTRLSLVMRMARRVADGVLVGMRSLSRYLAAGTRALPAPGATPSSLTSKSRDG from the coding sequence ATGGCGCGGGTGGAGCGGCGGCCTGACGGTGGGCCCGGCGAGGTCCGGGTGCACGTCGACGACCCGAAGGCAGCCGCGACGATCGCCACCGCGCTGCGTCACTACGGACCCGAGGCGGTGCACGGCGCCGATGCGCTCCTGCTCCTGTGCATCGGCACGGACCGCTCGATCGGCGACGCCCTGGGCCCCCTGGTGGGCACCTTCCTGGAGGAGAGCGGCCCCCACCCCTTCCGGGTGCTGGGTACCCTGGACCGCCCCGTGCACGCCGGCAACCTGGCGGAGACGGTGAGCGAGATCGGGCGCACGTACAGGCGCCCGGCCGTCGTCGCCGTGGATGCCTGTCTCGGACGTGCCGAGTCCGTCGGCCACATCACGGTGGCGCCCGGCCCTCTCCGCCCGGGAGCCGGCGTGAACAAGGAACTTCCGGGGGTAGGTGACGTCCACATCACCGGGATCGTCAACGTGGGCGGGTTCATGGAGTACTTCGTCCTGCAGAACACCCGCCTCAGCCTGGTGATGCGCATGGCGCGCCGGGTGGCCGACGGCGTGCTTGTCGGCATGCGTTCGCTCAGCCGCTACCTCGCCGCGGGAACCCGGGCGCTCCCCGCTCCCGGCGCCACCCCTTCCTCCCTGACCAGCAAGAGCCGTGACGGGTGA
- a CDS encoding diacylglycerol/lipid kinase family protein has translation MRVYFVVNPTAGRGRANAVWKRIVALLQSHRENDVEWEAALTDGPGAATRLAARAAERGYDRIVGVGGDGTLSEVLNGMAGSGAEIAAVPAGTGNDYCRSAGIPLDPMAAGRLALSGTAVPVDIGEMIPRSGRPRFFLNVAGIGFDAEVARAVNRMPKRFGSTVPYVLGALRTLAWYRPVPMALHVDGRTLERRVLLAAVGLGRYYAGGMMITPDAVLDDGVFDLCVAGDIGPMGVVRLLPGIYRGRHRSDPRVEFFRCREIALESTRPLAIHAEGEVVGELPARFRIHPSRLLLVREEGVAPGAGSARVPAAR, from the coding sequence TTGCGGGTCTATTTCGTCGTCAACCCGACCGCCGGCCGGGGGCGCGCGAACGCCGTCTGGAAGCGGATCGTGGCTCTTCTTCAGTCGCACCGTGAGAATGACGTGGAATGGGAGGCGGCGCTGACCGACGGGCCCGGCGCCGCCACGCGTCTTGCGGCCCGTGCGGCCGAGCGGGGCTATGACCGGATCGTCGGGGTCGGCGGCGACGGCACCCTGTCCGAGGTGCTCAACGGCATGGCGGGCAGCGGCGCCGAGATCGCCGCTGTCCCGGCCGGCACCGGAAACGATTACTGCCGCAGCGCCGGAATCCCCCTCGACCCGATGGCGGCGGGCCGCCTGGCGCTGTCCGGCACCGCCGTGCCGGTCGACATCGGCGAGATGATCCCCCGGAGCGGGCGGCCCCGCTTCTTCCTCAACGTGGCCGGCATCGGCTTCGATGCCGAGGTGGCGCGGGCCGTGAACCGGATGCCGAAGCGTTTCGGCAGCACGGTGCCGTACGTGCTCGGCGCCCTGAGGACCCTGGCCTGGTACCGGCCCGTGCCGATGGCGCTCCACGTCGACGGGCGGACCCTGGAGCGGCGGGTCCTGCTGGCCGCGGTGGGGCTCGGCCGGTATTACGCCGGCGGGATGATGATCACCCCCGACGCCGTGCTGGACGACGGCGTCTTCGACCTCTGCGTGGCCGGGGACATCGGCCCGATGGGGGTCGTCAGGCTCCTGCCGGGCATCTACCGGGGCCGCCACCGGAGCGACCCCCGGGTCGAGTTCTTCCGTTGCCGCGAGATCGCCCTGGAGAGCACCCGCCCGCTGGCGATCCATGCCGAGGGGGAGGTCGTGGGCGAACTCCCCGCACGCTTCCGGATTCACCCGTCACGGCTCTTGCTGGTCAGGGAGGAAGGGGTGGCGCCGGGAGCGGGGAGCGCCCGGGTTCCCGCGGCGAGGTAG
- a CDS encoding bactofilin family protein: MFGRRQGDTAGSGRVQTVIGEGTEIRGTIRSTGVMRIDGFLEGTLEHAGELVVGPQGRLVAKVRAKSLALAGEIRGDVQVEGKLELLATARLHGNISAAQLVVHEGAVFEGRSEPNAQASRTPHGSAAPEVPEPHPGPAAPGGPGPRL, translated from the coding sequence ATGTTTGGCAGGCGGCAGGGGGACACTGCTGGCAGTGGCCGGGTGCAGACGGTCATCGGCGAGGGGACGGAGATCCGCGGGACCATCCGCTCCACCGGGGTCATGCGGATCGACGGCTTCCTGGAGGGAACGCTCGAACACGCCGGCGAGCTTGTCGTCGGACCCCAGGGAAGGCTCGTGGCCAAGGTCCGCGCGAAGTCCCTGGCGCTGGCGGGGGAGATCCGGGGCGACGTTCAGGTCGAGGGCAAGCTGGAACTCCTCGCGACCGCCCGGCTGCACGGGAACATCTCCGCTGCGCAGCTCGTCGTCCACGAGGGCGCGGTGTTCGAGGGGCGAAGCGAGCCCAACGCGCAGGCCTCCAGGACGCCCCATGGGTCGGCGGCGCCGGAGGTGCCCGAACCCCATCCGGGTCCCGCGGCGCCGGGAGGACCGGGCCCGCGGCTCTGA